Proteins from a single region of Candidatus Omnitrophota bacterium:
- the fabF gene encoding beta-ketoacyl-[acyl-carrier-protein] synthase II translates to MSTDKRRVVVTGLGVVSPVGNDVASFWKSLTEGKSGVGKTTTLDVSAFVSQIAGEVKGFDLLQYGFNKKDLHRMEKFVQYALASSIQAVNDCGFELDKIDKERAGVLIGSGIGSLRIIEEEYKLFLEKGPSRISPFLIPMLIVNEASGHVGMKFGFKGPNLCITTACASGSHAIGDAFRIIQNGEADIMITGGTESCITNLGVGGFCALKALSKRNDEPQKASRPFDAQRDGFVMAEGCGVVVLEVLEHAKKRGAKIYCEISGYGRSADAYHITAPDPDGSGASLAMKWAMRDAQIGPQEITYINAHGTSTKLNDKVETMAIKTALGEHAKKVMVSSTKSMTGHLLGAAGGVEFLACCLAIRDNVVPPTINYEYPDPDCDLDYVPNKSRKHKVDVCMSNSLGFGGHNATLIVKRFK, encoded by the coding sequence ATCCGGCGTAGGCAAGACTACAACGCTGGATGTATCGGCTTTTGTCAGTCAGATCGCCGGAGAAGTTAAGGGTTTTGACCTTTTACAGTATGGTTTTAATAAAAAAGACCTGCATAGAATGGAGAAGTTTGTCCAGTACGCTCTGGCCAGTTCCATACAAGCTGTTAATGATTGCGGTTTTGAACTTGATAAAATAGACAAAGAAAGAGCCGGCGTGCTTATTGGCTCCGGCATAGGAAGTTTGAGGATTATTGAAGAAGAATATAAGTTATTCCTGGAGAAGGGGCCTTCAAGAATATCTCCTTTTCTGATACCTATGCTTATAGTAAATGAAGCTTCGGGCCATGTTGGGATGAAATTCGGCTTTAAAGGCCCGAATTTATGCATAACTACAGCATGTGCTTCTGGTTCTCATGCTATAGGAGATGCTTTCCGCATTATTCAGAACGGAGAAGCTGATATTATGATTACCGGCGGTACCGAAAGTTGCATAACAAATCTGGGCGTCGGCGGTTTCTGCGCCTTAAAAGCTTTATCTAAAAGAAATGATGAACCGCAGAAAGCCAGCCGTCCTTTTGATGCCCAAAGGGATGGTTTTGTTATGGCTGAGGGCTGCGGAGTTGTTGTTTTAGAGGTTTTGGAGCACGCCAAAAAGAGGGGCGCAAAAATTTATTGTGAAATTTCCGGATATGGCAGGTCTGCAGATGCCTACCATATAACTGCTCCGGACCCTGATGGCAGCGGGGCTTCTCTGGCGATGAAATGGGCGATGCGGGATGCGCAAATCGGCCCCCAAGAGATCACTTATATTAATGCACATGGGACTTCTACCAAGTTGAATGATAAGGTGGAAACCATGGCTATAAAGACGGCTTTGGGCGAACATGCCAAAAAAGTAATGGTAAGCTCAACAAAATCCATGACCGGGCATTTATTGGGGGCAGCAGGTGGTGTCGAATTCCTGGCATGTTGTTTAGCTATAAGAGATAATGTAGTCCCTCCGACGATAAATTATGAGTATCCGGATCCTGATTGCGACCTTGATTATGTGCCTAATAAAAGCCGTAAACATAAGGTTGATGTTTGCATGTCAAATTCCCTGGGATTCGGAGGCCACAACGCTACTCTTATCGTAAAGAGATTTAAGTAA
- the leuC gene encoding 3-isopropylmalate dehydratase large subunit, which yields MAYTIAEKILIAHSGKKDIQHGEFIEARVDLALGNDITAPLAIEEFRRSGFKKVFNRNRIALVPDHFTPAKDLRSANQCKVLADFAKEQKIKNYFEVGCMGIEHALLPEKGLVLPGDLVIGADSHTCTYGALGVYSTGVGSTDLARAFIDGKVWLKVAPTVKFVFKGRLKKWVTGKDLILYTIGKIGVDGALYKVMEFSGPVIRKLPIDDRFSMSNMAIEAGARAGLIEPDEITLEYVEEAMRNQGDKESSGRGAKAIKNKSKILYSDKDAKYDKVYEWDVSELDPVVACPHLPSNVKPVAELKNIKVDQVVIGSCTNGRISDLRIAAGILRNKKVAPQVKLIVIPATQKIYLEAVKEGLAEIFVKAGGVFSTPTCGPCLGGHMGILTEGQTCIATTNRNFIGRMGSPKSFVYLSSPAVAAASAIAGYINHPARV from the coding sequence ATGGCATACACAATTGCAGAAAAGATACTAATCGCACATAGCGGCAAAAAAGATATTCAACACGGAGAATTCATCGAAGCCAGAGTGGATTTGGCTTTGGGCAATGATATCACTGCCCCCTTAGCCATAGAAGAATTCAGGAGGTCCGGTTTTAAGAAGGTTTTTAATCGTAACAGAATTGCTCTTGTTCCCGATCATTTTACCCCTGCGAAAGACTTAAGAAGCGCTAACCAATGCAAGGTACTTGCTGATTTTGCAAAAGAACAAAAGATTAAAAATTATTTTGAGGTAGGATGCATGGGTATAGAGCATGCCTTATTGCCGGAAAAAGGATTAGTTTTGCCTGGTGATTTAGTTATCGGCGCTGATTCCCATACTTGTACTTACGGGGCTTTAGGTGTTTATTCGACCGGTGTCGGGTCAACTGACTTAGCCAGGGCGTTTATCGACGGCAAAGTCTGGCTTAAAGTTGCCCCTACGGTTAAATTCGTATTCAAAGGGAGATTAAAGAAATGGGTTACCGGAAAGGACCTGATATTATATACTATAGGTAAAATCGGGGTTGACGGAGCTTTGTATAAGGTTATGGAATTTTCCGGACCTGTAATCCGGAAATTGCCGATTGATGATAGGTTCTCGATGTCAAACATGGCTATAGAAGCGGGTGCCAGGGCAGGATTGATTGAACCGGATGAGATTACTTTGGAATACGTAGAAGAGGCTATGAGGAATCAGGGGGACAAGGAATCAAGTGGTCGGGGGGCGAAGGCGATAAAAAATAAATCGAAGATACTTTATTCCGATAAAGATGCTAAGTATGATAAAGTTTACGAATGGGACGTATCTGAGCTTGATCCGGTTGTTGCATGCCCTCATCTGCCAAGTAATGTTAAGCCGGTAGCAGAGCTTAAAAACATAAAAGTTGATCAGGTCGTCATAGGCTCCTGCACAAATGGCAGGATAAGCGATCTTAGGATAGCAGCAGGAATATTAAGAAATAAAAAGGTAGCCCCGCAAGTAAAGCTTATTGTGATACCCGCTACTCAGAAGATATATCTTGAGGCTGTTAAAGAAGGATTGGCTGAAATTTTTGTGAAAGCAGGAGGCGTGTTTTCTACTCCTACCTGCGGTCCGTGTTTGGGAGGCCATATGGGTATACTTACCGAAGGGCAGACTTGTATCGCAACAACCAATAGGAATTTTATCGGCAGAATGGGCAGCCCTAAATCATTTGTTTACCTGTCCAGCCCTGCTGTTGCTGCAGCTTCTGCGATAGCCGGTTACATCAACCACCCCGCAAGAGTATGA
- a CDS encoding 3-isopropylmalate dehydratase small subunit, with amino-acid sequence MIKGKVHKFGDDINTDDIIAAKYLVSTDPKELGSHCMETIAPDFSKKVADGDIIVAGKNFGCGSSREHAPVAIKGCGISAVIANSFAAIFFRNAINIGLPFLELENTKEIEDGDIIEIDLSSGIIKDITQNKTYKTQAFPVFLQEIVQQGGLIAWVKSKARRASP; translated from the coding sequence ATTATAAAAGGCAAGGTTCATAAATTCGGCGATGATATAAACACAGACGATATAATTGCCGCTAAATATTTGGTTTCAACCGATCCTAAAGAGCTCGGAAGCCACTGCATGGAAACGATTGCTCCTGATTTCTCCAAAAAAGTCGCAGATGGCGATATTATTGTTGCGGGCAAGAACTTTGGATGCGGTTCTTCCAGAGAGCATGCACCGGTTGCCATAAAGGGATGCGGGATATCTGCAGTTATCGCTAACAGCTTTGCGGCGATTTTTTTCAGAAATGCAATAAATATCGGTTTGCCTTTTCTGGAGTTAGAAAATACGAAAGAAATAGAAGACGGAGACATTATTGAAATAGATCTTTCAAGTGGTATAATAAAGGATATAACTCAAAATAAAACTTATAAAACTCAGGCTTTTCCAGTATTCTTACAGGAGATAGTACAGCAGGGAGGATTGATCGCCTGGGTTAAGTCAAAGGCCAGGAGGGCGTCACCATGA
- a CDS encoding 3-isopropylmalate dehydrogenase gives MYKIAVIPGDGTGPEVIAEGLKVLESASRKFSFEYKADAFEFGGARYLKTGKTLEDKDIDNLREYSAIYLGAIGHPEVKPGILETGILLRLRFALDQYINLRPIKLYNSNFCPLKDKKPEDIDFVVVRENSEGLYKGMGEFRDKGTKDEVAIQLSYNTRKGVERCIRYAFEFCRKRNKRKKLTLCGKTNVLTYAWDLWERTFYEVAKEYPDIAVDYAHVDATTMWFVKNPEWFDVIVTDNMFGDIITDLGAMIQGGMGIAAGGNINPGGVSMFEPIGGSAPKYTGKNVINPLAAICALGMMLESLGEVKAANAIEASVINLVRTKLKSLAAGKMGFSTSEIGDIISKSL, from the coding sequence ATGTATAAAATTGCCGTGATACCGGGTGATGGCACCGGCCCGGAAGTTATAGCTGAGGGTTTGAAAGTATTGGAATCTGCAAGCAGGAAATTTTCATTTGAATATAAAGCCGATGCTTTTGAATTCGGCGGAGCAAGATACCTTAAGACCGGTAAGACTTTGGAAGACAAAGATATCGACAATCTTAGAGAGTATTCTGCCATATACCTTGGAGCGATAGGCCATCCTGAGGTCAAGCCCGGGATATTGGAAACAGGCATACTTTTAAGATTAAGGTTTGCTCTCGACCAATATATAAATTTAAGGCCGATAAAATTGTACAATTCCAATTTCTGCCCCCTTAAAGACAAGAAGCCGGAAGATATTGATTTCGTTGTGGTACGCGAGAACTCTGAGGGCCTTTATAAAGGAATGGGTGAGTTCAGAGATAAGGGTACCAAGGACGAAGTAGCAATACAGTTGTCTTATAATACCCGTAAGGGTGTCGAACGCTGTATAAGATATGCTTTTGAGTTTTGCCGAAAGCGTAATAAACGCAAGAAGCTTACTCTCTGCGGTAAGACTAACGTCCTTACCTATGCCTGGGATTTGTGGGAGAGGACATTTTATGAAGTAGCCAAGGAATATCCCGATATAGCCGTTGATTATGCACACGTGGATGCGACTACGATGTGGTTTGTCAAGAATCCGGAATGGTTTGATGTTATTGTTACAGATAATATGTTTGGAGACATAATAACTGACTTAGGTGCAATGATCCAGGGAGGGATGGGTATTGCCGCCGGCGGAAATATTAATCCGGGCGGTGTATCTATGTTTGAGCCTATCGGAGGCAGCGCACCTAAATATACAGGCAAAAATGTAATTAATCCCTTAGCGGCAATTTGTGCATTAGGTATGATGCTGGAAAGCCTGGGAGAGGTAAAAGCCGCAAATGCTATAGAGGCTTCGGTAATTAATTTGGTGAGGACGAAATTAAAATCTTTAGCCGCAGGGAAGATGGGTTTCTCCACATCTGAAATCGGAGATATAATCTCTAAATCACTATGA
- a CDS encoding aspartate-semialdehyde dehydrogenase: MKKYNIAVVGVGAVGIEMLRVLKARNFPAGEIKVLARSSRDIVVDGVKYSVEAIGSNSFRGTDIALFAGTEGEKGAAVTFAREAVKCGAVVIDNGADFRMDKDVPLVVPEVNGRDVKKHKGIIANPNCSTIQMVVALWPIYKKAGIKRIIVTTLQASSGAGRSAVEQLKEEINMIAAGGFDKVNVNVDNPSMPQQLAFNVFPQIGGFTECDYTSEEWKLVKETHKIMHDSKIKISATTVRVPVRTGHSESVYIETVKPISVALAKKILAKSEGIVLIDDPKSNLYPMPKDAEGKDETFVGRIRKDCFVKNGMWLWVVADNLRKGAATNAVQIAEILIK, encoded by the coding sequence ATGAAAAAATATAATATTGCTGTAGTAGGAGTCGGTGCTGTAGGTATAGAAATGTTGCGTGTCCTTAAGGCGCGTAATTTTCCTGCCGGAGAAATCAAAGTTTTGGCCCGTTCTTCCAGGGATATTGTTGTAGACGGGGTTAAATATTCCGTAGAGGCAATCGGTAGCAACTCGTTTAGGGGAACAGACATTGCTTTGTTTGCCGGTACTGAGGGAGAAAAGGGGGCAGCCGTAACTTTTGCCAGGGAGGCTGTAAAGTGTGGTGCTGTGGTTATCGATAACGGTGCCGATTTTAGAATGGATAAGGATGTGCCTCTGGTGGTTCCGGAAGTAAACGGCCGGGATGTAAAAAAGCATAAAGGCATCATTGCCAATCCTAATTGTTCTACCATACAAATGGTGGTAGCGCTTTGGCCGATTTATAAAAAAGCAGGCATTAAAAGGATAATCGTTACCACTCTGCAGGCTTCTTCAGGTGCTGGTAGGTCTGCCGTTGAGCAGTTAAAGGAAGAAATAAATATGATAGCTGCCGGAGGATTTGATAAGGTAAACGTTAATGTCGATAATCCTAGTATGCCGCAGCAACTGGCTTTCAATGTATTTCCTCAAATCGGAGGATTTACTGAGTGTGATTACACAAGCGAAGAGTGGAAGCTGGTAAAAGAGACGCATAAAATAATGCATGACAGTAAGATTAAGATTTCAGCCACTACAGTCAGGGTCCCGGTCAGGACCGGGCATTCAGAATCAGTATATATAGAGACTGTAAAACCGATATCAGTTGCTTTAGCTAAGAAAATATTAGCCAAATCAGAGGGGATTGTTTTAATCGATGATCCCAAATCAAACCTTTATCCTATGCCCAAGGATGCTGAAGGCAAGGATGAAACTTTTGTCGGCAGGATACGTAAGGATTGTTTTGTGAAAAACGGCATGTGGCTTTGGGTTGTTGCAGATAATCTCCGTAAGGGCGCTGCTACAAATGCTGTTCAGATTGCTGAAATTCTAATTAAATGA
- the truA gene encoding tRNA pseudouridine(38-40) synthase TruA → MKQGNAAKPNKTVNNLKRNIRLGIEYDGTNYCGWQTQTRSKLKPSIQEVIESVLTKILQEEINITGAGRTDAGVHALSQVANFKTHSKLSLVKIKKALNSLLPNDIAVKNIKEVHIDFHSRFNAKSKLYRYIIVNSSDRCVFFKKYAYFCAYGLDIKLMRKESNSLLGRHDFSSFCASSSSVRDKVRTIFNVSLKKIKPNIFGLSYNVTGNIIALDIEADGFLYNMVRNIAGTLIDIGRGRLKTGIKRILSAKDRRLAGQTAPACGLFLVKTTY, encoded by the coding sequence ATGAAACAAGGCAATGCTGCAAAGCCCAACAAGACGGTTAATAACCTGAAGCGCAATATCAGGCTTGGAATAGAATACGATGGCACAAATTATTGTGGCTGGCAGACTCAGACCCGCAGCAAGCTTAAGCCCAGCATACAAGAGGTAATAGAATCCGTCCTTACTAAAATCCTCCAGGAAGAAATTAATATCACTGGCGCCGGCAGGACCGATGCCGGAGTGCATGCTTTATCACAGGTAGCTAATTTTAAGACCCATTCAAAATTATCATTAGTCAAAATTAAAAAAGCACTAAATTCTTTGTTGCCTAATGATATCGCAGTAAAAAACATAAAAGAAGTCCATATTGATTTTCACAGCAGGTTTAATGCTAAATCCAAATTGTACAGGTACATCATAGTCAACTCATCGGATAGGTGCGTATTTTTCAAGAAATATGCATACTTTTGCGCTTATGGCCTTGATATCAAGCTTATGCGTAAAGAGTCGAATTCTTTGCTGGGCAGGCATGATTTCAGTTCGTTCTGTGCAAGCAGCAGCTCTGTAAGAGATAAGGTCAGGACGATATTCAATGTCAGCTTAAAAAAAATAAAGCCAAACATATTTGGCTTGAGCTATAATGTCACGGGCAATATCATTGCCCTGGATATAGAGGCGGATGGTTTTTTGTATAATATGGTACGCAATATTGCGGGTACGCTTATAGACATTGGAAGAGGCAGATTAAAGACAGGTATTAAGAGAATATTGTCTGCTAAAGATAGGCGCTTGGCCGGGCAAACCGCTCCTGCCTGCGGGCTTTTCTTGGTAAAAACTACCTATTAA
- a CDS encoding 50S ribosomal protein L13, producing the protein MNRTFIAKKREIKRGQYIVDAKGKILGRLAVKIAVILRGKHKPEFTPHIDTGDSVIVFNADKIRVTGRKMTEKVYRRFSGYPGGLREVSLETLLKKNPSNVIRLAVKRMLPSGPLGRDMIKKLKVYNTEQHPHKGGNLINLEV; encoded by the coding sequence ATGAACAGGACCTTTATAGCTAAAAAAAGAGAGATAAAAAGAGGGCAGTATATTGTAGATGCCAAGGGCAAGATACTTGGCAGGCTTGCTGTAAAGATTGCCGTTATTTTAAGAGGGAAACACAAACCCGAATTTACGCCGCATATAGATACGGGTGATTCTGTGATCGTGTTTAATGCGGATAAGATAAGAGTTACAGGCAGGAAAATGACAGAAAAGGTTTACCGCAGGTTTTCCGGATATCCCGGCGGCTTGCGGGAAGTCAGCCTTGAAACCTTGCTTAAGAAAAACCCTTCTAACGTTATAAGGCTTGCGGTTAAGAGGATGCTGCCTTCAGGGCCTCTTGGCAGGGATATGATAAAGAAATTGAAGGTATATAATACAGAGCAGCACCCGCATAAAGGCGGCAATTTAATTAATTTGGAGGTCTGA
- a CDS encoding 30S ribosomal protein S9, producing the protein MEAATQSKALGRRKEAIARVRVMPGSGRISVNGKDFSEYFIRETDRIIIKQPLMATNTLDKYDIFANLSGGGLTGQAGALRLGISRILASFDPSFKDLLRKQGFITRDPRMKERKKYGRKGARKRFQWTKR; encoded by the coding sequence ATGGAAGCAGCAACGCAATCTAAGGCATTAGGCAGAAGGAAAGAAGCTATAGCAAGGGTGAGGGTTATGCCTGGCTCTGGCAGGATTTCTGTTAACGGTAAGGATTTTTCAGAATATTTTATCAGGGAAACTGACAGGATTATCATAAAACAGCCTTTAATGGCTACAAATACTTTGGATAAATACGATATTTTCGCAAATTTAAGTGGGGGCGGTTTAACTGGGCAGGCTGGTGCTTTGAGGCTTGGTATTTCTCGCATATTAGCTTCATTTGACCCGAGCTTTAAGGATTTACTCCGTAAGCAGGGTTTTATCACGCGTGACCCGCGCATGAAAGAGCGCAAAAAATACGGCCGTAAAGGAGCACGCAAGCGCTTCCAGTGGACAAAGAGGTAA
- a CDS encoding N-acetyl-gamma-glutamyl-phosphate reductase has product MNIKVGIIGATGHTGEELIGILLGHPYVSICGLYNTGKDPQVISQVFPKFKGRLDRVCKKADFKEIADKCDLIFLALPHTVSMDFTPKLLKINKKIIDLSADYRIKNTRVFEKFYGKKHKDNLGLRKAVYGLPEIYRNKIKHAKLVANPGCYPTAAILALAPLVSLGLVDNSSIIIDAKSGVSGAGKKLTKEFLFSEVAGNFSAYKVNTHQHMPEIELYLSRLASSKVKIKFVPHLLPINRGIIETIYVNKSHAAKGKNILGIFKSFYKNEPFIRIKEEGKFPKVSDVYETNYCDIGIKDCGDSVIIIAAIDNLSKGASGQAVQNMNIMYKIPETTGLL; this is encoded by the coding sequence ATGAATATAAAAGTTGGTATTATCGGGGCTACAGGGCATACCGGCGAAGAATTAATCGGCATACTTCTTGGACATCCTTATGTTTCTATATGCGGACTTTATAATACCGGCAAGGACCCGCAGGTGATTTCGCAGGTTTTCCCGAAATTCAAAGGTAGGCTTGACAGGGTCTGCAAAAAAGCTGATTTTAAGGAGATAGCTGATAAGTGCGACCTGATATTTTTGGCTTTGCCCCATACAGTTTCTATGGATTTTACGCCGAAATTACTTAAGATCAATAAGAAAATAATCGACCTTAGCGCAGATTACCGGATTAAAAATACCAGGGTTTTTGAGAAATTTTACGGGAAGAAACATAAGGATAATCTTGGTTTGCGTAAGGCAGTTTATGGTCTGCCCGAGATTTATAGGAATAAAATCAAGCATGCTAAACTTGTGGCAAACCCAGGGTGTTATCCGACTGCTGCAATATTAGCTTTGGCGCCGTTAGTTTCTTTGGGATTAGTGGATAACAGTTCCATAATAATTGATGCCAAGTCAGGTGTTTCCGGGGCGGGAAAGAAGCTTACGAAGGAATTTCTATTTTCTGAGGTAGCCGGTAATTTCAGCGCATACAAGGTTAACACCCATCAGCATATGCCGGAGATCGAGCTGTATCTAAGCAGGCTTGCCTCATCCAAGGTAAAAATTAAATTCGTGCCGCACCTTCTCCCGATAAACAGGGGGATAATCGAGACGATATACGTAAACAAGAGCCATGCAGCTAAAGGTAAGAATATCTTGGGGATATTCAAGAGTTTTTATAAGAATGAACCTTTTATCAGGATCAAAGAAGAGGGTAAATTCCCCAAAGTCAGTGATGTGTATGAAACCAATTACTGCGATATAGGGATAAAGGATTGCGGTGATTCGGTTATAATAATAGCGGCAATAGACAATCTTTCAAAAGGCGCTTCCGGGCAGGCTGTACAAAACATGAATATTATGTATAAGATCCCCGAGACTACGGGGTTGTTATGA
- the argJ gene encoding bifunctional glutamate N-acetyltransferase/amino-acid acetyltransferase ArgJ has product MNILNKAYLPCGFKAAAVASGIKKSGKLDLGLIISEVPAKASCVFTANKIKAAPLKIDKEHLSKSKFFQAIIVNSGNANCFTSGQGIKDASRMAAMVAEPLGLLKEAVLVASTGIIGKRMPMENVSRGIIKLFPLLSASGIDKAKKAILTTDTFAKEITVRFKIGSKVVTICGIAKGAGMISPSMATMLCFVLTDASITQRALDKSLKGAVESSFNSITVDGCMSTNDSVMVLANSLAGNKLIDKGAAFGIFTKALNTVCLELAKLIVRDGEGATKFIRINVNGAKSYGQARKGALAIANSDLFKTAIYGQNPNFGRIVASLGASGILLNEDKIRIKASSLAKKDINIDVYLGAGKYSATVYTSDLTPEYIKINAEYN; this is encoded by the coding sequence ATGAACATACTGAATAAAGCTTATTTACCCTGCGGGTTTAAGGCAGCGGCAGTCGCTTCAGGCATTAAGAAATCCGGAAAATTGGATTTAGGTTTAATTATTTCTGAAGTCCCAGCTAAAGCTTCCTGTGTTTTTACTGCCAATAAGATTAAAGCAGCCCCTTTAAAAATTGACAAAGAACATCTTAGCAAGTCTAAATTCTTCCAGGCGATTATTGTCAATAGCGGCAATGCCAATTGTTTTACTTCCGGACAGGGGATTAAAGATGCGTCTAGAATGGCAGCTATGGTGGCTGAGCCTTTAGGCTTGCTAAAAGAAGCGGTATTAGTTGCTTCTACCGGGATAATAGGCAAAAGGATGCCTATGGAGAATGTAAGTAGGGGTATCATTAAGCTTTTTCCTTTACTTTCAGCGAGCGGCATAGATAAGGCCAAAAAAGCGATATTAACAACAGACACCTTTGCTAAAGAGATAACCGTAAGATTTAAAATAGGTTCAAAAGTCGTTACTATTTGCGGGATTGCTAAAGGAGCAGGGATGATCTCTCCATCGATGGCCACTATGCTTTGTTTTGTCCTTACCGATGCTAGTATCACCCAGAGGGCGCTTGATAAATCTTTAAAAGGAGCGGTAGAAAGTTCTTTTAATAGCATAACCGTTGATGGTTGTATGAGTACGAATGATAGTGTGATGGTTTTAGCTAATTCCCTTGCCGGCAATAAGCTTATTGATAAAGGGGCAGCTTTTGGGATTTTTACCAAGGCGCTGAACACTGTTTGTTTAGAGTTAGCTAAATTGATTGTCAGAGACGGCGAAGGCGCAACGAAATTCATCAGGATAAATGTTAACGGTGCTAAAAGCTATGGACAGGCAAGAAAAGGGGCTTTAGCTATAGCAAATTCAGATTTGTTTAAAACAGCCATATACGGGCAGAACCCAAACTTTGGCAGGATAGTCGCCAGCCTTGGCGCATCAGGTATTTTGTTGAACGAAGACAAAATCAGGATTAAGGCCAGTTCTCTTGCGAAAAAAGATATTAACATAGATGTTTATTTAGGGGCAGGTAAATACTCCGCTACTGTTTATACCAGCGACCTTACTCCTGAGTATATAAAAATTAATGCTGAGTATAACTAA
- the argB gene encoding acetylglutamate kinase, whose translation MEEAIKKANVLIEALPYIKKFHKKIVVIKYGGSILSEEKIRRGILEDIVFLSFMGLKPVLVHGGGPNISDRIRESGKKTEFIDGMRVTDEDTLTIVEDELDKLNKMIVAEIVQIGAKAVGLNGKENIILAKKKKAKIDLGLVGEVAQVVTDNILDRLKSDTVVVVLPMGTGKDKKTYNINADEAASSIASALSAEKLVLLTNVKGIMRNPDDPHSFLSTLNTEEAKGLISENVINQGMIPKVQACVDALNNGVKKTHIIDARIPHGLLLEIFTDEGIGTEIVK comes from the coding sequence ATGGAAGAAGCGATTAAAAAAGCTAATGTTCTTATTGAGGCCCTGCCTTATATTAAGAAATTTCATAAAAAAATCGTCGTAATAAAATACGGCGGCAGCATATTAAGCGAAGAGAAGATCAGGAGAGGTATACTCGAAGATATTGTCTTCTTAAGCTTCATGGGCTTAAAGCCGGTTCTTGTTCACGGTGGCGGGCCAAATATAAGCGACCGGATCCGGGAGTCAGGTAAAAAGACAGAGTTTATCGACGGTATGAGAGTGACCGACGAAGACACATTAACTATCGTTGAAGATGAGCTGGATAAACTTAATAAGATGATTGTTGCGGAGATAGTTCAGATTGGCGCTAAGGCCGTAGGGTTAAATGGCAAGGAAAATATAATCCTGGCTAAAAAAAAGAAGGCCAAGATTGACTTAGGGTTGGTCGGCGAAGTTGCTCAGGTTGTCACAGATAATATTTTGGACAGGCTTAAGTCAGATACTGTTGTTGTGGTATTGCCCATGGGCACAGGCAAGGATAAAAAAACATATAACATAAATGCCGATGAGGCAGCTTCTAGTATAGCTTCAGCCTTATCAGCCGAGAAGCTGGTTTTGCTTACCAATGTAAAAGGGATCATGAGGAATCCGGATGATCCGCATTCTTTTCTTTCGACGCTGAATACTGAGGAGGCAAAGGGTCTTATAAGCGAAAATGTGATTAACCAGGGTATGATACCGAAGGTCCAGGCCTGCGTAGATGCCTTGAATAACGGGGTTAAAAAGACGCATATCATTGATGCGCGTATACCGCATGGTCTGCTACTTGAAATTTTTACCGATGAAGGTATCGGCACAGAGATAGTGAAATGA